A segment of the Catenuloplanes nepalensis genome:
CCGAGCGCGGTCGCGGTCAGCGGTGCCACGGTCGCGGACAGGCCGAGGCCGAGCACCAGCACCGGCGGGAGCACGTCGCGCAGGTAGTCCGCGTCCGGGCCGATCCGGGCGAAGAGCACCAGCGCTACCGCGCAGATCAGCGGGCCGAGCGTCATCGGCAGGCGCGGCCCGATCCGCTCGGCGAGCGCGCCGGCCCGGGACGACAGCACCAGCATCAGTGCGGTCACCGGCAGCAGCGCCATGCCCGCGGCGAGCGGGCTGAACCCGGTCACGACCTGCAGGTTCAGCACGACCAGGAGGAACACGCCGCCGTTCGCCGCGTAGACCGCGAACGTGGCCAGGTTGGTGGCCGAGAACGCGCGTGAGGAGAACACGGTCAGCGGCAGCATCGGGTGCGGCGAGACACGCTCGACCCAGACGAACGCGGCCAGGCCGGCAACGCCGAGCGCGAGCGTGCCGAGCACGACCGGGTGACCACCGCCGAGCGCGGGCCAGGCGGTGAAGCCGTAGGTGAGGCCGCCGAGCCCGGCCGCGCCGACCACCGCGCCGGTCAGGTCCAGGCCGCGTGGCGCGTCCGCGTCCCGGGTCTCCGGCACGTGCCGGAGCGCGACCGCGATCACCAGGATCGCGAGCGGCACGTTGATCAGGAAGACCCAGCGCCAGCTCGCGGCCTCGACCAGCCAGCCGCCGAGGAACGGGCCGATCGCACCGGCCACGCCGCCGAGCCCGGACCAGGCGCCGATCGCCTTGGCGCGGTCCTCGCGCACGAAGACGGCCTCCAGGATCGCCAGCGAGCCCGGGGTGAGCAGCGCGCCGCCGACGCCCTGCAACACGCGCGCGGCGATCAGCGTCTCCACGTTCGGCGCGAGGCCGCAGAGCAGCGACGCGAGCGCGAACCAGGCGACACCGAGCACGAAGACGGCGCGCCGGCCGTAGCGGTCGCCGAGCGAGCCGCCGAGCAGGATCAGCGCGGCCAGGCTCAGCGTGTAACCGTTCACGGTCCACTGGAGCGCGGCGGCACCGGCGTCCAGCTCCGCGCCGAGCCGGGGCAGCGCGATGTTGACCACCGTCGCGTCGATCGAGGCCAGGCCGGAGCCGAGCACCGTGGCCAGCAGGACCCAGCGGCCCGCGGGGCGGCCGAGTCGGACATCCGATTTCATCGGGGATCAAGCTACCCCGTCGTTCTCCTCCAGTGCTGGCGGCGCTTCTCGTCCTTCAGGGAGATGCCGAGCCGGGAGAGTTCCTGGCGCAGCTCGTCGGCCTCCTCGTGGTCGTCCCGGCCGAGCGCGCGCTGCCGCGCGGAGAGCAGCGCATTCGCGCCGCGGGGCAGGCCGTCCGGGGTGTCGTCCTCGGGAAGACCCTCGACCCAGCGACGGTACGCGGACGCGTGCGGATCACCGCCGTCGCGCCAGGGGAGGCCGTGCGTGGTGAGCAGGTCCCGGATGTTCGCGCGCGGCGGCAGATCGCCGCGGACCCGCCACAGCTCCGTGCCGTCCCGGCCGAGCACCACCAGGTCCTTGCTGGTCAGGCCGCCGGACTCGTCGGCCCAGACAGTGCCGATCTCGGCGCGCCGGGCCCGCTTGGTCCGGTCACCGCGCCGGACCACCAGCTCGTCGCCGTCGACGCCGATCACGGTGTAGCCCCAGAACGCGGACGCGGTCAGCGCCAGGCCGAGCGCGAGCCCGCCGCCGGTGAAGCCGATCAGCGCCCACGGCTCCGGCCAGCCGCCGACCCAGCGGACCAGGCCGTGCATGGGCAGCCACTCGAGGCCGTCCAGCCAGGCCCAGAACCGGTGCAGCAGCAGCCCGAGGCCGGCCCCGGTCACCGGAAAGCCGGCACAGACCAGCGCGAGATCCCAGAACGACCGCTTCGCCTTCTCCACGGCACCCAGCCTGCCGCGCGCCACCCACCCGCGCGACGGGCATTGGTCGATCGCGTCATAGACCAAAGTTCACAGGTGCTCGCCCAGGAACTCCACGGTCGCGGCGGTCGCGGCGGACACGTGCGGCTCGCTGTCGTACAGGTCGATGTGCAGGTCCGTCTCCAGCCAGTGGATCTCCCGGTCGCCCGGCGTCCGCTCGTGCAGCAGCCGGGCGAGTTCGGGCGCGCAGTAGTCGTCGTTCGTGCCGTGCACGACCAGCAGCGGCGTCTCGGCCAGCAGCGGGGCGGCACCGAGCGCGTCGAGCGTCATCAGCGCGTGCAGCGATCCGCGGGTCACCTCGTTACGCCAGGCCGGTGCCGCGCCGCGGGCGGTGCCGTAGTAGGCGAACGGCTCGTCGCCGCCCATCGCGGCCTCGCCGCCGTCCGGGGCGACCGCGGGGATCATCTCGTCGGCGCGTGCGATGAACGAGCGCAGCGCGTCGCGGTAGTTCGCGAGGCCGGACCGCTCGGCGAACCACGCCGGGCTGTTGTAGGCGCCGGCGATCCCGGCCACCGCGCGCACCCGCGGGTCGACGGCGGCGGCGCGCACCGCGTAGCCGCCGCCGAGACAGATGCCGACCAGGCCGATCCGGTCCGCGGCCACGGCCTCGTGTCCGGCCAGGACGGTGACGGCGGCGCGCAGGTCGGACAGCTTGCCGGCGCCGTCCTCGTGCTGACGGCGGCCGCCGCTAGCGCCGAAGCCGCGATGGTCGAAGGCCAGCGTGATCACGCCGGCCCGGGCCAGGCGATCGGCGTAGACGCCGGTGACCTGCTCCTTGACGCCGGTGAACGGCCCGGTCAGCGCGACGGCCCGGCCGTCCGCGCCGGCGGGGACACGCAGGACGCCGGCCAGCCGGATGCCGTCCGCGTCGAAGGTCATTTCTTCCACCCGTGGGTCAGTCATGCCGGTCACGGTAGGCTGACCGTCCGGCGTGGACCAGAAGGCACCTTTCGGTGCCCATGACGGGGGAGTCGTGGCCATGGCGTTGGTGATCCCGGACGTGCTCGACGAGGACTGTGCCACCCGGCAGGCGCTGGAGCGGTTCGCGTCGAAGTGGCGGGTGCTGGTGATCTACGCGCTGCTGGCCGGCCCGCAGCGCCACGCGGAGCTGCGGCGGAGGCTGGCCGGGGTCACGCAGAAGGTGCTGACCGAGACGCTGCGCGGCATGGAACGGGACGGCCTGGTCGAGCGCCGGGTGCTGCGCGAGACGGCGCCACAGCACGTGGAGTACGCGCTGACCGAGCTGGGCGCGACGTTGCGGGAGCCGCTGACCGCGATCTGCGACTGGGCGGTCAGCGGCCGGGTGGCGGCTTCGCCGGACGGTCGCTGACCGGCTGCTCGGCGTACCCGCGCTGCTCGGTGATGATCCGCGCGGTCTCGGTGAGGAACGCGCGGGGATCGAGGGCGAAGCCCGCGAACGCGGCCGGCGTGATCGCGGTCAGGATGGCGGCGATCGTGCGGCGGGTGAGCCCGGTCGCGGCGGCCAGGTCGCCGAGCAGGTCGTGGGCGGAACCGGCCGGAACGGGCGGGACACGGGCATCGCGGCTGCCGGTGGCCGTGGTGATCGTGTAGCGGGGCGGGGCCGCCGGGAGGCGGGCGTTCAGCGCGGTCACGCACGCGGCGATCAGCGCGGCCGAGTCCAGGGTGATCAGGTGGGCCGGGCGCGGCCGGGACGCCGGTGCGGGGCGCGCGGTGGTGGCGTCGCGGACCGCGGGCGGGCGGGGGAACTCGCGTTGCAGCCCGGCCACGAACTCCCGGTACGACTCGGGCGTGATCACGGTCAGCTCGTTGAGCGCGGGGTCGGTGACGCGCTCGCCGTCCGCCGCCACCGCGAGGCGCAGGCCGCGGCCGACCTCCTGACGACGGGAGATCGTGCTGTCGCCGCGCTTGAGCAGGCAGATCACGAAGACGTTCGGGTTGTCCCAGCCCTCGCGCAGCGCGGAGTGCGAGAACAGGAACCGCACCGGCTCGTCCGGCGAGAGCAGCCGCTCGCGGTCGCGCAGGATCAGGTCGAACGCGTCCTCGTCGTCCGGCGCGGCCGGGTCGGTGAGCCGCCCGGTCCGGCGGTCGACGGAGAAGTAGCCGCGGTGCACCGATCCGGGCGCGTCGCTGCCGGTGGCCCGCCGGAACTCGTCCTCGAACGCGCGCGCGTAGTCGCCCTTGCCGTCCGGGCGCGCGTAGTCGCGATAGCGCGCCACCGAGTCGATGAAGAACAGGGACAGGACCTTCACACGGTACGGGCGGAGCCGCTCCTCCTGCTCCAGGTGCGCGCGGACCGCCTCCCGGATCTGGAGGCGCCGCAGCCCGTCCTCGCTCACGCCGGGCGCGGTCACGCCGTGCACCGCGATGCGTTTGACCAGGCCACGCCGGTGCGCGTCGGGTGCGTCGAGCCGGTGCACCAGGTTGCGGACCGTGCGGTGGGTAGCGGACCAGCGCAGGATCGCGGTCGGGTGGAACGAGGCGAGCGCGCCGAGCGTGCGGCCGCCCTCCATCCGCTGCGGTTCGTCCAGGATCAGGATCGGGCGGGTGCCGGCCAGCACGTCGATCGGGCGCCGGGACTGGAAGTCGTCGCGCTCGGTGTGGATCCGGCGTCGCTCGGCCCCGGTGAACGACTGCATGTTGATGATCATGACGTTGATGCCGGGGCCGGACGCGAAGCTCTCCAGCCGGTGCAGGTGCCGGGAGCGGTAGACGAAGAACCGGGCTTTCCTGCCGTACGCGGCCATGAAGTGCTCCGCGGTCTGCGCGAACGTGCGGTCGACGCCCTCGCGGATGGCGAGGCCGGGGACGACCAGGATGAACTTGCCCCAGCCGTACGCGCGATGCAGTTCGAAGATGGTCTTGATGTAGGCGTAGGTCTTGCCGGTGCCGGTCTCCATCTCCACGTCGAGGTTGACCGCGCAGCCCGCGCTCGGGACCAGCGTCGCGGACACCGGCAGGCCGCGCGCGGACTGCACCGCGCGCACGTTCGCCAGCAGCCGGTCCGCGCCGATCCGCAGCGGCGCGTTGCCCGGCCCGGCCAGGTGCGGCTGACCGGCGAACGCCGTCACGATCGCGTCCACCGCCTCGGTCTGGTGCGGCTGGACCGCATACCGCAGGCGCATCAGAGCACCCGCAGGTCGATGCCGGGGCCGAGCAGCCGTTCCGCGTTGATCCGCAGCTCGTCGCCGGTGAACCCGGCGTCGCGCAGCACCATCCGGGCCGGTCGCCGGCGGGCCACCTCGGTGAACAGCTCCGGCGTGTAGGGCGGTGCGGCGGAGAGGCAGGCGAGCAGGTCACCGGCGGCGAAGACGTCGTGGCCGGCGATCCGGTCCCGGGCGATGTGCCCGGCCGGGTCCACGCCGAAGCGGATCAGCACATCGAAGAGCAGATCCTCGTCGGTACGGCCGGGGGCCGCGCGGTCGGCGTGCGCGGCCAGGTCCTCCTGCCGGACCTCCGGGGGCGTGTCCCGCAGGCTCGGCGCGTCGATGCGCAGGCTGCGGAAGCCGACGTCCCGGCGCCACCGTTCGTGGTGCGGCGAGTCCGCGACCTCGGTGCCGCAGCGGCGGATGCGCTCGCGGGCCAGCTCCGCGATGGTGCCGAAGCCCGGGCACGGCTCGGGGTACTGCACGAGGACGAACCGCCGGTTGCCGCCGTCGGCCGCGTTCGCCCGGAAGACCGCGTGCGCGGTGGTGGCCGAGCCGGCGAAGAAGTCCAGCACCAGCGCGTCGTCGTGCGGCGCGGTGAACGTGCGGATCAGGAACTCGATCAGGAAGACCGGCTTCGGGTAGGAGAACTCGATGCCCCACCCGGCGAGCATCGAGCTGTTCTGCTGGGTCGTGCCCATGTTGCGCAGCACGGAGACGACGTGGCCGGCGTCCGGCTCCCGATGCTTGGCGTAGTAGATCGCGCCGCGGTCGGTGAGCGCGAACGTGGTGGTGCGGCCCTTCGCGTCGAGGATCGGGGTGCAGCCGTTCGCGATGAACAGTTCCAGCAGATTCCGGCTGCTCCAGCCGCTGCGCAGCCGGGCCTTCGCGGTGAGCCTCCCGTTCCGTACCGTGATCGGGTCGAGGATCTTGGGGTATCTGTCGTCCCTGGGGGTTATCTCGCCGTCGTCGAACCACGCGGGGAAGCCGGCCGGCAGGGTGATCACGGACTCCGGGTTCGCCGGGCCGTTCTTGGTGATCGAGTTCTCGATGCGGTCGTTGAAGAGCTTGGACTCGTCCGCGATGTTCGGGTCGATGATCGCCGGGCGGCCGAGTCGCGGCAGGTCCCGGGCATACGCCAGCACGTACTCGTGCATGCCCTTGATCGTGCTCTGCTGGTCGACGTTGCCCTCGTTGAGCCAGACGAACTGGGTCAGGAAGTTCGCCTCGCCGAAGATCTCGTCGCAGATCCGGCGCAGGTGTGCCGCCTCCACGTCGTTGATCGAGACGAGCAGCACGCCGTCCTCGCGCAGCAGAGTGCGGGCCAGCGTCAGCCGCTGGTACATCATCGACAGCCAGTTCGAGTGGAAGCGGCCGTCCGTGGCCAGGTTGCCGCGCAGTCCGGTGCGCACCCGGAAGTCGTCCGCCCGCTCCCGGAACCGGTCCGGATAGACGAACCGGTCGCTGCCCGTGTTGTACGGCGGGTCGATGTAGATGACCTTGACCTTGCTCAGGTAGGTCTCCTGGAGGAGGCGCAACGCGTCCAGGTTGTCGCCCTCGATGAACAGGTTGCGGGTGCCGTCGAAGTCCTCGCTGGAGTCCCGCTCCGGGCGCAGCGCCCGGCCGGCCGGGCGATTCGCGGCGAGCAGCGCGTCCCGTTTGCCCGGCCAGTCCAGGTGGAAGCGCTCGCGCGGGCCCTCGACCAGGTGCTCGCCCAGCTCGGTGCGCAGCAGATCAAGATCGATCGCGGTGCGCACCGAGCCGTCCGGGTCCCGGGTCTCCGTCACGCACGCGGGGAAGAGCTCCGCGAGCAGCGCCACGTTCCGCGCGGTGCGGCCCTTCGTCACGGTGTGGCCCTTGGTCACGCTGTGGCCCTTCGTCACGGTGTGGTCAGGAACCTTCGCCGCGCTGTGGTGTGGGACCTTCGTCACGTCGGTCGAGGGTAGTCCGTTCGGGTCCTCAGCAGAGGGTGTCGGAGAGGAGTTCGCCGACCCGGGCGCTCGCGTTCGGCGGGTCGCTCGGGGGCGAGGAGACGGAGACGACGAGGACGCGGTCGCCGTCCTCGGTCACGCCGTCCACCGTGTACATGCCGGGCACGCCGCCGTCATGGCCCCAGAACGTGCCGCACTCCAGCTGGGTGAGGAAGATGCCGAGGCCGTACCGGGAGCCGCGGTCGTCGCCGGTCGGCACGGTGTCGTGCATCTCGCGCATCTGCGCCGGGCGCAACAGCCGGCCCTGCTGGAGCGCCTGCCAGAAGCGGCTCAGGTCGGTAGGCGTGGTGACCATGCCCCCGGCCGCGCCCGCCGCCGTGGTGTTCCAGCGGGTGGTGTCGATCAGGTCCTCGCCCGGGCTCAGGCTGTCGTACGCGTTCGCGTGCGGGGACGGCAGGTCCGGGTCGTCGCCGGGGTAGAACGTCTGCGTCATGCCGGCCGGCTTCAGGATCCGGGCGCGCAGGTGCGCGTCCCACGGCTTGCCGGTGACCTCCTCGATGATCATCCCGGCCAGGACGTAGTTCGTGTTCGAGTACCCCCAGCTGGTGCCCGGCGCGAACGCGGGCGGGTCGGTGAGCGCCAGCCGGACCAGGTCCGCGTCGTCCCAGTGGTCGTAGCGGTGCTTCTCGAACGCGTCGTTCGACGCGAACGCCGGCAGGTGGGCGGTGTACTCGGCCAGGCCGGACTGGTGGCGCAGCAGCTGGCGGACGGTGATCTTCGAGCCGTCGTTGCCGTTGCCGGTGACCAGGCCGGGCAGCCATCGCTCGACCGTGTCGTCCAGGCGCAGACGGCCCTCGCCGGCCAGTTGCAGCAGGATGATCGAGGCGAACGTCTTGGTGTTGCTGCCCATCCGGAACCAGCCGTTCTTCGGCACCGGCCGGTTCGTGGCGACGTCCGCGACGCCGGCGCGCGCCTCGGTGGTGCGATGGCCGTCCCGGAGCAGCACCTGCACGCCGGTGAAGCCGAAGCCGTTGAGGTCGTCGGCGGCCTGCTGGAGCAGCCGGTGGCCGGTGGGTGCGGGGCTCGCGGTGGCGGGGGCCGCAGCCGCCGTCGCCACGACCGCCGCCGCCGCGATGATCGCGGTGACTCGTCCGATGTGTCCGTGCATGGTGGCGGTGATCCCTTCGTCGGCATGTTCGACGACTGTGAGCCTAGAAAGATGTCCTTCGCTGGGGATCGGAGGTTTTCCCTGGTCTCAGCCCTGGGATTCCGGCTCCGGGGGTTCCCTGATCCGGCCGTCGCGGACCCTGAGATCATCACTCGTTCGATGGGATTCGGCCGAGGGCTGGGGGCGCGGTGCGTGGGACGCGATGGGTGATCACGCTGTTGGTCGCGGCGTTCGTCGCCGCACGGATCGTGGTGGGAGCCGGTGGGCGGGTCTTCACCTCGTACGACACCTACACCTACGCGCTCCGGAACGACCCGGCCGTCGACCGCGGGCCGGTGGTGTCGATCTTCGGGCACTCGCCGCGGCTGCCGGGGCTGCCGGTGTTCTACGCGCTCTTCCCGGACGACGTGTGGCGGGTATGGGCGCAGTGGACGATCGGGACGGTGGCGTGGGCGCTGCTCGCGGTCGCGCTGTGGGCGACGCTGTCGTCGCTGGCCGCGCGCGTGGTGGCGGCGCTCGGCGTGATGTCGCTGGGCCTGGTGCCGGCGATGACGAACTGGGACTTCGCGATCCTCTCCGAGGCGCTGTCGATCAGCCTGGGCGTGCTGACGCTGGCGTGTTTCCTGCTGTGGCGGCGCTCCGGATCGGTCGTCTTCCTCGCGGGTACGGCCGGGGCCGGCGCATGGTGGGCGTTCGTGCGCCCGGAGACGCGGCTGCCGGTGGGGGTGCTGGCGCTGGCGGTGCTCTGGGTGGCGTGGCGCGCTTCCCGCACACGGCCCACCACCGCTCCGGCGGCGGCCGGTTCCTCGGGCGCGGCCTCGTCCGGTGTGGGCACTTCGGGTGCGGTCGCTTCTGACGCGGTCGGTGGTGACGCGTCTGGTTCTGAGGTGGCCGGTTCTGGCGTGGCCGGTTCTGGCGTGGGCGGTTCCAGCGGCCCCGATTCTGGTGAGACCGCGTCCGGGGCTTCCGGCGTGGCCGGGACTGAGCAGGGATCTCATGCCGGTGCGGCGCCGTGGTGGCAGCCGGTGCGGTGGTGGGTGCCGGGCGCGCGCGGACCGTTGGTCGCGACCGGGGTGCTGCTGCTGGCGATCGGCTGGGTCACCGCGATCACGCCGACCGTCACGCACACGTTCCCGGGCTGGAGCGCCACCGGGCTGAGCCTGGAGGAGGAGACGCTCAACTATCGGCTGCGGCTGCAGGTGCTGCCGGACCCGGAGATCTCCCGCGTGTTCCGCGAGGACCTCGGCATGCCGGACTGCCCCGCCGCGAACGCGGTGGCCGCCGGCAAGGAGTGGGCGATCGCGGAGTTCGCCGAGGCCTACCGCAGTTGCCCCGAGCTCAAGGCCTGGGGCGAGGAGAACGCGACCAGCTCCGGTTACCGATACGCGCTGGCCGCGCCGGACCAGTACCTCGGGTTCCTCCGCGACGTGCTGCCGCGCTCGCTCTCCGGCATCGTGCACACCGAGGTCGGTCAGGTGCTGCCCGCCCCGGTCGAGCGCCTGATCTTCCCGCCCCGGCAGGAGTTCAACCCGCAGATCGGCGTCCCGCTGGTGCTGGCGATGCTGCTGTCCGTCTTCACCCGCCGCTGGCTGCTCTGGGGCAGCGCGTTCGCGGTGTGCGTCATCTCCGCCGCGACGATCCTGGCCGGCCTGTCCCTGTCGGTCGGCGAGTACGCCCGTTTCGGCATCCAGGAGGCCGCCGGCTTCCGGATCGCCCTGATCATCGCGGTCGCCCTGCTCATCGACGCCGCCGCGTCCTGGATCCGCACCCGCCTGGCCACCCGCACGGCCTGATCGAGCCTGAATCCGGTGCCGCTGCCACTGGCTTCTCGGCGTCAGGGTGTGGACGCATCCGTGATCGGGACGTCTCGTCCGTTGTTCCAGCGACGTGCGAGACGCCCCCGCTCCGCGAAGGATCATTGAGTGATACCTGAGGTAGATCAACGAGAGAGGTCGATCGCTCCTCAGGTATCACTCAATGATCCTTTCAGTCGATCTCCCGCCGGGCTTCCACGCGCTCAGGGGAGATGAGATGAAATTTCGGGCAGGAGGGTCGTCGGGCGTCTCGCGCGGCTGGGTGTCTAGCTAGGCCGCCTGGCAGGCGTCCTGATGGGTACCGACCTGCATCGCTGGGGCATCCGCCTGCCCGGTGGGGTGGTGATCTGTCTGGCGGGCGCCCTGATGAGTACCGACTTGCATCGCTGGGGCATCCGCCTGCCCGGTGGGGTGGTGATCTGTCTGGCAGGCGCCCTGATGAGTACCGACTTGCATCGCCGGGGTGCCCGCCTGCGCAGTGGGGCCGTGATCTGTTGTGGGGATGGTCAGGCAGGGGCGCCGGGGGGAATGAAGGGGAGGCCGGGTGGGGGGCCGGATTCGATGAGGTGCAGGAGTGCGGTGGTGTCCAGGTGCTCCTCGACCAGGTCGGCGAGACGGTCGAGGGTGCGGGCGCGGGCCGTGGCGAAGGATGTGCCGGGTGAGACCGTGAAGCCGTGGCGGCCGGCCAGGTGGGCGGCCTCGGTCAGGAAGCGGCGGCGGAAGCCGTCGGACTCGAAGGCGCCGTGCCAGTGGGTGCCGAAGACCGGGCCGGCGATCGCGCCCTCGGGGCGGCCGTCCGCGTAGTGCAGGAACGGGCGGGTGTCGTCGTCGGTGGCGGAGACCAGGCCGTGGTGGATCTCGTAGCCGGAGACGGCCTCGGTGCCGAATGCGCTGCCGGCCGGGAGACCGAGCGTCTTGCGCGGCGCGAACGTGATCTCGGTCGGCAGCAGGCCCAGGCCGGGGATCGTGCCGTCGTTGCTCTCCACGTCGTCGTGGATGACGCGGGACAGCATCTGGAAGCCGCCGCAGATGCCGAGCACGGGCTTGCCCGCGGCCGCGTGCGCCGTGACCGCGTCGGCGAGGCCGGTCTCGCGGAGCCATCGCAGGTCGGCGACCGTGGACTTGGAGCCGGGCAGCACCACCAGGTCCGCGTCGAGCAGGTCGGCCGGCGTGCCGGTGAGGCGGACCCGCACGCCCGGCTCGGTGGCCAGCGCCTCCGCGTCGGTGGCGTTGGAGATGCGCGGCAGCCGGACCACGGCGACCCGCAGCCAGTCGCGGCCGATCGGCGGTGTGGGCCGGCCGAGCGTGCTGCCGTAGGCCAGCGAGTCCTCGCCGTCCAGCCAGAGGTCGTGGTCGTAGGGGAGCACCCCGTGCACCGGCCGACCGGTCGCGCCGGTGATCATGTCGAGGCCGGGTCGGAGCAGGCCCAGGTCGCCGCGGAACTTGTTGATCACGAAGCCGCTGAGCAGAGCCTGGTCCTCCGGCGAGAGCAGCGCCAGCGTGCCGAACAGCGCCGCGAACACGCCGCCGCGGTCGATGTCGCCGACCACGATCGCGGGCAGGTGCGCGCCCCGGGCGAGCCCCATGTTGACGAAGTCACCGGCCCGAAGGTTGATCTCGGCGGGGCTGCCCGCGCCCTCGCAGATG
Coding sequences within it:
- a CDS encoding MFS transporter: MKSDVRLGRPAGRWVLLATVLGSGLASIDATVVNIALPRLGAELDAGAAALQWTVNGYTLSLAALILLGGSLGDRYGRRAVFVLGVAWFALASLLCGLAPNVETLIAARVLQGVGGALLTPGSLAILEAVFVREDRAKAIGAWSGLGGVAGAIGPFLGGWLVEAASWRWVFLINVPLAILVIAVALRHVPETRDADAPRGLDLTGAVVGAAGLGGLTYGFTAWPALGGGHPVVLGTLALGVAGLAAFVWVERVSPHPMLPLTVFSSRAFSATNLATFAVYAANGGVFLLVVLNLQVVTGFSPLAAGMALLPVTALMLVLSSRAGALAERIGPRLPMTLGPLICAVALVLFARIGPDADYLRDVLPPVLVLGLGLSATVAPLTATALGSVDSRYAGVASGVNNAVARAAGLLSVAVLPLAAGIGTGSLTDPVALAPTYRGSMWICAGLMAAGALIAFLGVPGRTRTAETPVRTHCAVADTPLHPSERL
- a CDS encoding serine hydrolase domain-containing protein, coding for MHGHIGRVTAIIAAAAVVATAAAAPATASPAPTGHRLLQQAADDLNGFGFTGVQVLLRDGHRTTEARAGVADVATNRPVPKNGWFRMGSNTKTFASIILLQLAGEGRLRLDDTVERWLPGLVTGNGNDGSKITVRQLLRHQSGLAEYTAHLPAFASNDAFEKHRYDHWDDADLVRLALTDPPAFAPGTSWGYSNTNYVLAGMIIEEVTGKPWDAHLRARILKPAGMTQTFYPGDDPDLPSPHANAYDSLSPGEDLIDTTRWNTTAAGAAGGMVTTPTDLSRFWQALQQGRLLRPAQMREMHDTVPTGDDRGSRYGLGIFLTQLECGTFWGHDGGVPGMYTVDGVTEDGDRVLVVSVSSPPSDPPNASARVGELLSDTLC
- a CDS encoding DEAD/DEAH box helicase family protein; the protein is MRLRYAVQPHQTEAVDAIVTAFAGQPHLAGPGNAPLRIGADRLLANVRAVQSARGLPVSATLVPSAGCAVNLDVEMETGTGKTYAYIKTIFELHRAYGWGKFILVVPGLAIREGVDRTFAQTAEHFMAAYGRKARFFVYRSRHLHRLESFASGPGINVMIINMQSFTGAERRRIHTERDDFQSRRPIDVLAGTRPILILDEPQRMEGGRTLGALASFHPTAILRWSATHRTVRNLVHRLDAPDAHRRGLVKRIAVHGVTAPGVSEDGLRRLQIREAVRAHLEQEERLRPYRVKVLSLFFIDSVARYRDYARPDGKGDYARAFEDEFRRATGSDAPGSVHRGYFSVDRRTGRLTDPAAPDDEDAFDLILRDRERLLSPDEPVRFLFSHSALREGWDNPNVFVICLLKRGDSTISRRQEVGRGLRLAVAADGERVTDPALNELTVITPESYREFVAGLQREFPRPPAVRDATTARPAPASRPRPAHLITLDSAALIAACVTALNARLPAAPPRYTITTATGSRDARVPPVPAGSAHDLLGDLAAATGLTRRTIAAILTAITPAAFAGFALDPRAFLTETARIITEQRGYAEQPVSDRPAKPPPGR
- a CDS encoding site-specific DNA-methyltransferase, whose protein sequence is MTKVPHHSAAKVPDHTVTKGHSVTKGHTVTKGRTARNVALLAELFPACVTETRDPDGSVRTAIDLDLLRTELGEHLVEGPRERFHLDWPGKRDALLAANRPAGRALRPERDSSEDFDGTRNLFIEGDNLDALRLLQETYLSKVKVIYIDPPYNTGSDRFVYPDRFRERADDFRVRTGLRGNLATDGRFHSNWLSMMYQRLTLARTLLREDGVLLVSINDVEAAHLRRICDEIFGEANFLTQFVWLNEGNVDQQSTIKGMHEYVLAYARDLPRLGRPAIIDPNIADESKLFNDRIENSITKNGPANPESVITLPAGFPAWFDDGEITPRDDRYPKILDPITVRNGRLTAKARLRSGWSSRNLLELFIANGCTPILDAKGRTTTFALTDRGAIYYAKHREPDAGHVVSVLRNMGTTQQNSSMLAGWGIEFSYPKPVFLIEFLIRTFTAPHDDALVLDFFAGSATTAHAVFRANAADGGNRRFVLVQYPEPCPGFGTIAELARERIRRCGTEVADSPHHERWRRDVGFRSLRIDAPSLRDTPPEVRQEDLAAHADRAAPGRTDEDLLFDVLIRFGVDPAGHIARDRIAGHDVFAAGDLLACLSAAPPYTPELFTEVARRRPARMVLRDAGFTGDELRINAERLLGPGIDLRVL
- a CDS encoding YqeB family protein — encoded protein: MEKAKRSFWDLALVCAGFPVTGAGLGLLLHRFWAWLDGLEWLPMHGLVRWVGGWPEPWALIGFTGGGLALGLALTASAFWGYTVIGVDGDELVVRRGDRTKRARRAEIGTVWADESGGLTSKDLVVLGRDGTELWRVRGDLPPRANIRDLLTTHGLPWRDGGDPHASAYRRWVEGLPEDDTPDGLPRGANALLSARQRALGRDDHEEADELRQELSRLGISLKDEKRRQHWRRTTG
- a CDS encoding winged helix-turn-helix transcriptional regulator; its protein translation is MALVIPDVLDEDCATRQALERFASKWRVLVIYALLAGPQRHAELRRRLAGVTQKVLTETLRGMERDGLVERRVLRETAPQHVEYALTELGATLREPLTAICDWAVSGRVAASPDGR
- a CDS encoding alpha/beta hydrolase, with the protein product MTDPRVEEMTFDADGIRLAGVLRVPAGADGRAVALTGPFTGVKEQVTGVYADRLARAGVITLAFDHRGFGASGGRRQHEDGAGKLSDLRAAVTVLAGHEAVAADRIGLVGICLGGGYAVRAAAVDPRVRAVAGIAGAYNSPAWFAERSGLANYRDALRSFIARADEMIPAVAPDGGEAAMGGDEPFAYYGTARGAAPAWRNEVTRGSLHALMTLDALGAAPLLAETPLLVVHGTNDDYCAPELARLLHERTPGDREIHWLETDLHIDLYDSEPHVSAATAATVEFLGEHL
- a CDS encoding cobyric acid synthase, with protein sequence MSGRRAGGLLVAGTTSDAGKSVLTAGICRWLWRRGVRVAPFKAQNMSNNSAVVVGPDGRGGEIGRAQAMQAAAAGVAPDIRFNPVLLKPGSDLHSQVVLLGEAVVTVSAGSYRALRPKLAETVFATLEELRTEFDAVICEGAGSPAEINLRAGDFVNMGLARGAHLPAIVVGDIDRGGVFAALFGTLALLSPEDQALLSGFVINKFRGDLGLLRPGLDMITGATGRPVHGVLPYDHDLWLDGEDSLAYGSTLGRPTPPIGRDWLRVAVVRLPRISNATDAEALATEPGVRVRLTGTPADLLDADLVVLPGSKSTVADLRWLRETGLADAVTAHAAAGKPVLGICGGFQMLSRVIHDDVESNDGTIPGLGLLPTEITFAPRKTLGLPAGSAFGTEAVSGYEIHHGLVSATDDDTRPFLHYADGRPEGAIAGPVFGTHWHGAFESDGFRRRFLTEAAHLAGRHGFTVSPGTSFATARARTLDRLADLVEEHLDTTALLHLIESGPPPGLPFIPPGAPA